The Nitriliruptor alkaliphilus DSM 45188 genome includes a region encoding these proteins:
- the yaaA gene encoding peroxide stress protein YaaA, with protein MTDARPLLLLPPSKGKAAGGDGPVYADVVAREHVLGDARREVLDAVTGDLSGLDDVAVARLAGVGVAKAADARSLLAELPRARTLPAHRRYTGIVHGNAGLAELDPTTLEVDVRIVSAFLGLVALDEPVPDYRVEFGATLPSIGGIGPLWRARLAGHLAHLGEGRRVWDLLPAEHRRVWDRGVRAALDVVEVAFVRPDGRPANAARTKVAKGRFAAAVISRPALQPRTVARGVDLGEGWQVSATGSVVTATYHG; from the coding sequence GTGACCGACGCGCGCCCGTTGCTGCTCCTCCCACCGTCCAAGGGCAAGGCCGCGGGCGGTGATGGGCCCGTGTACGCCGATGTCGTGGCACGGGAGCACGTGCTCGGTGATGCGCGTCGCGAGGTCCTCGACGCGGTGACCGGTGACCTGTCGGGCCTGGACGACGTGGCGGTGGCTCGGCTGGCCGGGGTCGGCGTGGCCAAGGCCGCGGACGCACGTTCGCTGCTGGCGGAGCTGCCGCGTGCCCGGACGCTCCCGGCCCACCGCCGCTACACCGGGATCGTCCACGGCAACGCAGGGCTGGCCGAGCTGGACCCGACGACCCTCGAGGTCGACGTGCGCATCGTCTCCGCGTTCCTCGGGCTCGTCGCCCTCGACGAGCCGGTGCCGGACTACCGGGTGGAGTTCGGTGCGACCCTGCCGAGCATCGGTGGGATCGGGCCGCTGTGGCGGGCCCGGCTCGCCGGACACCTCGCCCACCTCGGCGAGGGGCGGCGCGTGTGGGACCTGTTGCCGGCCGAGCACCGCCGTGTCTGGGATCGGGGCGTCCGTGCCGCGCTCGACGTGGTGGAGGTCGCCTTCGTGCGGCCCGACGGACGGCCCGCCAACGCGGCCCGCACCAAGGTGGCCAAGGGACGGTTCGCCGCCGCCGTGATCTCCCGCCCCGCCCTCCAGCCGCGCACCGTCGCCCGAGGCGTGGACCTGGGGGAGGGGTGGCAGGTCTCAGCGACCGGCAGCGTGGTCACGGCGACCTACCACGGTTGA